A single window of Leeuwenhoekiella sp. MAR_2009_132 DNA harbors:
- a CDS encoding chondroitinase-B domain-containing protein encodes MSKLFYFLILLLALVFNSEYAAAYQKETLVSNIKELQAAIDNSQPGSVIVMKNGRWENLQLEFKGEGTVDKPIVLKAEKAGEVFITGTSYLKLGGNYLIVDGLYFKDGYTPKNSVIQFKISDDLIANNSKVINCVIENFTQPDRDADDHWVEFWGRNNTLKQCYIAGKSNTGPTIRVFLKGNEHIKNRHQIVNNHFGPRPRKGGPHGETLQIGDSYTSMTPSYTNVSNNLFDRCNGEVEIISSKSNFNTFSNNVFFESEGSLVLRHGNYATIDANVFIGNDNSENIGGIRVINTGHWITNNYFYKLKGEEFRAPLAVMNGIPKSPLNRYNQVTDVVVAYNTWMYCGTPWNFGVGSNIDQREVLPASEIRSARAERMLLANNLIYSEEQIPILKLYDSIDGVKFENNYFNENIKNTLKTSGIDLATITIEKKGDYFYTPKEKFDDVYKGFDFEIIQTDLFGNSRENLKQAGAVINSAETDVPLVDYSQYGADWFKPVKGNKNLKPISISNAKDLIQAIKDAESGSLFLLEKGDYTCTESLDIDKKLTFKAKKAGSLVRLNFNSGENPAFRMHPNGNLILDGLSITGTYKQDAIRTLDTNMSSAYNVLIKNSKLENFKSILKTSKSSFADTIQIHNSSFLNFENGIQIAQEKDDTGEYNAEFVIIEDSNFENISESVIDYYRGGYDESTIGGNLIFTKNTIKQSGKSDEAKLLIKNRGIVHVTISKNVFKNNSVEFIAILWGEKGQKPVDNTVINSGDFKIVENLEQKLMY; translated from the coding sequence ATGAGCAAACTATTTTATTTTTTAATATTGTTACTTGCACTAGTTTTTAATTCTGAGTACGCTGCTGCTTACCAGAAAGAAACATTAGTTTCTAATATAAAAGAACTTCAGGCAGCTATAGATAATTCTCAGCCTGGCTCTGTCATTGTGATGAAAAATGGTAGGTGGGAAAATTTGCAATTAGAATTTAAAGGAGAGGGTACAGTAGATAAGCCTATCGTTTTAAAAGCTGAAAAAGCAGGAGAGGTTTTTATAACGGGAACTTCGTATTTAAAATTAGGAGGTAATTATTTAATAGTTGATGGGTTATACTTTAAGGATGGGTATACTCCTAAAAATTCAGTTATTCAGTTTAAAATTTCTGATGATTTGATTGCCAATAACTCTAAAGTAATTAACTGTGTTATTGAAAATTTTACCCAGCCAGATAGAGACGCAGATGATCATTGGGTAGAATTCTGGGGTCGTAATAATACTTTAAAGCAATGTTATATCGCTGGTAAATCAAACACAGGTCCTACTATACGAGTTTTTCTAAAAGGAAACGAACACATAAAGAACAGACATCAGATTGTAAATAATCATTTTGGACCGCGCCCCAGAAAGGGTGGCCCTCACGGAGAGACCTTACAAATAGGAGATAGTTATACTTCAATGACCCCATCGTATACAAATGTCTCTAATAATCTTTTTGATCGATGTAATGGGGAGGTAGAAATTATTTCAAGTAAATCTAACTTTAATACATTCTCAAACAATGTATTTTTTGAATCTGAAGGTTCGTTAGTTTTGCGCCACGGAAACTATGCTACAATAGATGCTAATGTTTTTATAGGTAACGATAATTCAGAAAACATTGGCGGGATTCGCGTTATAAATACAGGGCATTGGATTACTAATAATTATTTCTATAAATTAAAAGGAGAAGAGTTTAGAGCTCCACTCGCAGTAATGAATGGTATTCCTAAATCTCCACTCAATCGTTATAATCAAGTGACCGATGTAGTTGTGGCTTACAATACCTGGATGTATTGTGGTACTCCGTGGAATTTTGGAGTAGGCTCAAACATAGATCAGCGAGAGGTTTTGCCTGCTTCTGAGATTAGGTCTGCACGAGCAGAACGTATGCTACTGGCTAATAATTTGATTTATAGTGAGGAGCAAATACCTATTTTAAAATTATATGATTCTATCGACGGAGTTAAATTTGAGAATAACTATTTCAATGAAAATATTAAAAACACATTAAAAACTTCCGGAATTGATCTTGCTACGATAACGATTGAAAAAAAAGGCGATTATTTCTATACACCCAAAGAAAAGTTTGATGATGTGTATAAGGGTTTTGATTTTGAAATTATACAAACAGATTTATTTGGTAATTCTAGAGAAAATCTTAAACAAGCTGGTGCCGTTATAAATTCAGCTGAAACAGATGTGCCATTAGTTGATTATTCACAATATGGGGCAGATTGGTTTAAACCGGTAAAGGGGAATAAAAATTTAAAACCTATTTCAATTTCTAATGCTAAAGATCTTATACAAGCAATAAAAGATGCAGAGTCTGGTTCATTATTTCTTTTAGAAAAAGGAGATTACACGTGTACCGAATCGCTCGACATTGATAAGAAATTAACTTTTAAGGCGAAAAAGGCGGGAAGTCTGGTGCGACTTAATTTTAACTCAGGGGAGAATCCGGCATTTAGAATGCATCCTAACGGTAACCTAATACTTGATGGATTGTCTATTACAGGTACTTATAAGCAGGACGCGATACGTACATTAGATACAAATATGTCTAGTGCATATAATGTACTTATCAAAAATTCTAAACTAGAGAACTTTAAATCTATTTTAAAAACATCAAAATCTTCATTTGCAGACACGATTCAAATACATAATTCAAGTTTTTTAAATTTTGAGAATGGTATTCAAATCGCTCAGGAAAAAGATGATACGGGTGAGTATAATGCAGAATTTGTGATAATTGAAGATTCAAATTTTGAAAATATTTCTGAATCTGTGATTGATTATTATAGAGGAGGGTACGACGAGTCAACCATTGGCGGGAACTTAATTTTTACAAAAAATACGATTAAACAATCGGGTAAATCTGATGAGGCAAAGCTGCTTATTAAAAATAGGGGTATTGTACACGTAACAATATCTAAGAATGTATTTAAAAACAATTCGGTAGAATTTATAGCGATTCTATGGGGCGAGAAAGGACAAAAACCGGTAGATAATACCGTTATAAATTCTGGAGATTTTAAGATTGTAGAAAATCTGGAGCAAAAATTAATGTATTAA
- a CDS encoding ribonuclease activity regulator RraA, with the protein MSNHSIDYSNDFKDISTATLATALFKRGFKNQCIQNISPLHTSGRKLIGTAFTLRYIPAREDLNTIEVFKNPEHPQRVAIETCPENSVLVIDSRKDARAASAGSILITRLHMRGCAGIVTDGGFRDSAEIAALDFPSYHNRPSAPTNLTLHQAIGINEPISCGDVAVFPGDLLVGDADGVIVIPQHLIAELAIECLEMTHFEDFVMQEMITGASTRGLYPPTNPKTLERFNNWKKLRTT; encoded by the coding sequence ATGAGTAATCATTCAATAGATTATAGTAATGACTTTAAAGATATTAGTACAGCTACACTAGCGACTGCATTGTTTAAACGTGGTTTTAAAAATCAGTGTATTCAAAATATATCACCGTTACATACCTCTGGTAGAAAATTAATAGGTACGGCCTTTACCTTGCGTTATATACCCGCTCGTGAAGATCTTAATACTATTGAAGTATTTAAAAATCCTGAGCACCCTCAGCGTGTGGCTATAGAAACCTGTCCAGAAAATTCAGTATTAGTAATTGATAGTCGTAAGGATGCTCGAGCAGCTTCTGCAGGTTCTATACTCATTACGAGGTTACATATGCGCGGTTGTGCGGGTATTGTTACCGATGGTGGCTTTAGGGACAGTGCGGAAATCGCGGCTCTTGATTTTCCATCCTATCATAACAGACCTTCTGCGCCTACAAATCTTACGTTGCATCAGGCTATTGGAATTAACGAACCCATAAGCTGTGGAGATGTTGCAGTGTTTCCGGGAGATTTACTAGTGGGAGATGCAGATGGGGTTATTGTAATACCGCAACATCTTATAGCTGAACTTGCAATAGAATGTCTAGAAATGACCCACTTTGAAGATTTTGTAATGCAGGAAATGATAACTGGCGCAAGCACTCGCGGTCTTTACCCTCCTACAAACCCAAAAACTTTAGAGCGTTTTAATAATTGGAAAAAACTCAGAACCACATAA
- the fbp gene encoding class 1 fructose-bisphosphatase, protein MNRHITLGEFIVENQKDFPYAKGELSALLSSIRLAGKMVNQAINKAGLSEILGKMGNQNIQGEEQAKLDVMANDVFISTLKSRGEICGIASEELDDFLVFDEPKHQNAKYVILIDPLDGSSNIDVDITVGTIFSIYRRISPVGTPATFEDFLQPGNAQVAAGYLIYGTSTILVYTSGNGVNGFTFDPGIGSFFLSHPDIKIPKVGKIYSVNEGNYIHFPGGVKKIIRWMQEIDQAEGRPFTSRYTGSLVADFHRNMLLGGIYFYPEGTTAPKGKLRLLYECNPIAFITEQAGGMCTNGTERILNLKPTELHQRVPFYCGSENLMLQAHSFLN, encoded by the coding sequence ATGAACAGACACATAACATTAGGAGAATTTATTGTTGAAAATCAAAAAGACTTTCCTTACGCAAAAGGAGAACTCAGTGCTTTATTGAGTTCAATACGTCTGGCAGGAAAAATGGTTAATCAAGCAATTAACAAGGCAGGCCTCTCTGAAATTTTAGGTAAAATGGGCAATCAAAATATACAAGGCGAAGAGCAGGCTAAGCTTGATGTAATGGCAAACGATGTCTTTATAAGCACTCTCAAAAGTCGTGGAGAAATTTGCGGAATTGCCTCTGAAGAATTAGATGATTTTTTAGTTTTTGATGAGCCAAAACATCAAAATGCAAAATATGTTATACTCATAGACCCGCTAGACGGATCCTCAAATATTGATGTTGATATCACAGTAGGCACCATATTTAGTATATATAGACGTATTTCACCAGTAGGCACACCAGCTACCTTTGAAGATTTTTTACAACCGGGTAACGCTCAGGTAGCTGCAGGATATCTTATCTATGGTACTTCTACCATACTCGTATATACATCGGGTAATGGGGTTAACGGCTTTACTTTTGACCCTGGAATAGGTTCCTTTTTTCTCTCACATCCAGATATTAAAATTCCGAAAGTAGGTAAGATTTATTCTGTAAATGAAGGTAATTACATTCACTTTCCAGGTGGTGTAAAAAAAATAATTAGGTGGATGCAGGAAATTGATCAAGCGGAGGGACGTCCTTTTACATCGCGTTATACGGGGTCTCTCGTGGCAGATTTTCATCGTAATATGCTTCTTGGTGGAATCTATTTTTATCCCGAAGGGACAACAGCTCCTAAAGGTAAATTACGACTTTTGTATGAGTGCAATCCCATCGCATTTATAACAGAACAAGCCGGTGGAATGTGTACAAATGGCACAGAAAGAATTTTGAATTTGAAACCAACCGAATTGCATCAACGTGTACCCTTTTACTGCGGAAGTGAGAATTTAATGTTGCAGGCTCATTCTTTCTTAAACTAA